The DNA region GGATCCTTTAGCAGCGCCGGGCGTTATGAAACTTTCTGCCTCCAAAGTTTCTTAAGGACAGTGGTCACGGGCCCTGGGCCGTAACGACCCGACCTGGCGGAGGCGCTCCTCGACCGCGGGCCCTGCCTTCCCCACTCAGGGCTCCCGCCGCCGGACCCCTTTGAGCCTCGACGCGTGCTTCTTGTCGAAAGAGTACAGCTCGTCGATGCCTTGCTTCTCCATGACCGCGGCGATGTAGCCGTCGACGAAGTCGACGTTCAGGGTCTCGTAGTGGTCCAGGGCCCGGGCGACGAGGCTCCCGTTAACTACCTCCAGGCCCGGAGTCGCCAGAATGCCCCGCACAAGGGGAGCGACCTGGGCGCGCCCGAGGCCGTAGCTCGACTCCAGAACCCAGACTGTCTCGGCCAGCACCATCTCCGCCGTGA from Thermodesulfobacteriota bacterium includes:
- a CDS encoding type II toxin-antitoxin system VapC family toxin is translated as MTRVFVDTNLFLRYLTNDDPTKADRVEQLLNQAAAGEVRLVTAEMVLAETVWVLESSYGLGRAQVAPLVRGILATPGLEVVNGSLVARALDHYETLNVDFVDGYIAAVMEKQGIDELYSFDKKHASRLKGVRRREP